The proteins below are encoded in one region of Methanosarcina barkeri 3:
- a CDS encoding pyridoxamine 5'-phosphate oxidase family protein, with the protein MVKLDEKMKTAFSKVKIFPVATASKEGVPNVVPIGFCQLVDDETIWIADNFMLKSLENLKENPNIAVYVWGPDTGGCFQIKGKADIIDSGEKFEKMKEIVHTAKPGLPAKTLIEVKITEVFQCAPGPDAGKKLL; encoded by the coding sequence ATGGTAAAATTAGATGAAAAGATGAAGACTGCATTTTCGAAGGTAAAGATTTTTCCCGTAGCTACGGCCTCAAAAGAAGGAGTTCCTAACGTAGTGCCTATAGGATTCTGCCAGCTTGTGGATGATGAAACAATCTGGATTGCAGACAATTTTATGCTTAAGTCCCTGGAAAATCTAAAAGAGAATCCAAATATTGCAGTTTACGTTTGGGGCCCTGATACAGGCGGCTGTTTCCAGATAAAAGGTAAAGCTGATATTATTGATTCAGGGGAAAAGTTTGAAAAAATGAAAGAAATCGTGCATACAGCAAAACCTGGGCTTCCTGCAAAAACTCTCATCGAAGTCAAGATTACAGAGGTCTTCCAGTGTGCTCCCGGCCCGGATGCAGGAAAGAAACTACTCTGA
- a CDS encoding winged helix-turn-helix domain-containing protein/riboflavin kinase has product MPDIEYLKKLALMGAVNKTIKVSSSEFQKHTGASSKTAARKLKQLEEEGLIERKIVPGGQLITMTEKGIEVLKNEYVDYSRIFSPECEILELEGKVLKGLGEGQYYVNIPGYRKQFEEKLHFVPFPGTLNVQLSESSSPLRNLLREMPAVRVEGFNDGERTFGGGKCYPVVIGGIEAAVVAPERTHYPSDLIEIIAPVKLRDALGLNDGDRVVVQLKKQGMENQK; this is encoded by the coding sequence GTGCCTGACATTGAATACCTCAAAAAACTCGCACTTATGGGAGCAGTAAATAAAACCATCAAGGTCTCATCGAGCGAGTTTCAAAAGCATACAGGAGCGAGCTCCAAAACTGCAGCAAGAAAGCTCAAACAGCTGGAAGAAGAAGGGCTGATTGAAAGGAAGATCGTTCCCGGTGGCCAGTTGATAACAATGACAGAAAAAGGGATTGAAGTTCTTAAGAACGAGTACGTCGATTATAGCAGGATCTTTTCTCCGGAATGCGAGATTCTCGAACTTGAAGGAAAGGTGCTCAAGGGACTCGGCGAAGGTCAGTATTATGTAAATATACCCGGATACAGGAAGCAATTTGAAGAAAAATTGCATTTTGTACCTTTCCCTGGGACTCTGAACGTACAGCTTTCTGAAAGCAGTTCACCTCTTAGAAATCTTTTACGTGAAATGCCGGCTGTCCGGGTAGAAGGTTTCAATGACGGAGAACGTACATTCGGAGGCGGGAAATGTTATCCAGTTGTCATTGGTGGTATAGAGGCTGCTGTAGTCGCTCCAGAAAGAACACACTACCCATCGGATTTGATTGAGATTATTGCACCTGTAAAGTTAAGAGACGCCCTGGGATTGAACGATGGGGACAGAGTTGTGGTGCAGTTAAAAAAACAGGGAATGGAGAACCAGAAATGA
- the ribB gene encoding 3,4-dihydroxy-2-butanone-4-phosphate synthase: MSGSTVYECLTYRNENINRALEALRAGKMIQIYDSDSREGETDLVIPAKAVTFKDVKWMRKDAGGLICVAVDPVASKQLRLPFMAELVREAGKTSDVLGEIVEKEGDLKYDSHSSFSLWVNHRETRTGIPDNERALTIRKIGEITEKKLSGDEIHFGDEFRTPGHVALLRAAEGLLDDRKGQTELSVALARMAGITPAMVVCEMLDDNNGKALSKEDSKEYGKEHGLVFLEGQEIVEAYMKWTGLE, from the coding sequence ATGAGCGGAAGTACGGTTTACGAATGTCTTACGTACAGAAATGAAAATATCAACCGGGCGCTGGAAGCCCTGAGGGCCGGAAAAATGATCCAGATTTACGATTCGGACTCAAGGGAAGGAGAAACTGATCTTGTAATTCCTGCTAAAGCGGTTACTTTCAAAGATGTGAAATGGATGCGAAAAGATGCAGGCGGCCTTATATGTGTGGCTGTAGATCCTGTAGCATCAAAACAGCTCAGGCTGCCTTTTATGGCTGAACTTGTCAGGGAAGCCGGTAAAACCAGTGATGTGCTCGGGGAAATTGTAGAAAAAGAAGGCGATCTTAAATATGATTCTCATTCTTCCTTTTCTCTCTGGGTCAATCACAGGGAGACCAGAACCGGCATTCCTGATAACGAAAGAGCCCTTACTATCCGGAAGATAGGAGAAATTACGGAAAAAAAGCTTTCAGGGGATGAAATTCATTTTGGGGACGAATTCAGAACCCCTGGGCACGTTGCACTGCTAAGGGCTGCTGAAGGACTTCTGGATGACCGCAAAGGCCAGACCGAACTTTCAGTTGCTCTTGCCCGCATGGCAGGCATTACTCCTGCAATGGTAGTCTGTGAAATGCTTGACGATAATAATGGAAAAGCTCTCTCTAAAGAAGACTCAAAAGAATATGGTAAAGAACACGGATTGGTATTTTTGGAAGGGCAGGAAATAGTGGAAGCTTATATGAAATGGACAGGCTTGGAATAA
- a CDS encoding cation diffusion facilitator family transporter: MLQKLKKVQQVLIYVLFLNLAVAFAKIIYGTLTSTLSMTADGYHSLFDGVSNIIGLAGSFIGARPPDLGHPYGHRKYETVAAIFIALLLVFVGIEICLNALNRFFTPNVPEVTAISFLIILGTMCINYLVTRYEYKQGELLRSQVLIADSMHTKSDIYVSLSVIVSLAAVKLGFSLMDPLIAVVIAFFIFRAGYRIIKEGSRALLDMSRIEEKEICDLVMGVEGVKGCHKIRTRGSMGDIKIDMHLLVQSDMPLEDAHLVAHKVSKKLKGEYKDVSDVVVHLEPSIQRPQGSNSKKTS, encoded by the coding sequence ATGTTACAGAAACTCAAAAAAGTACAGCAAGTTCTCATCTATGTACTATTTCTGAACCTTGCAGTTGCGTTTGCCAAAATAATTTACGGAACCTTGACCAGCACACTGAGCATGACTGCAGACGGCTACCACTCTCTTTTTGATGGAGTTTCCAATATTATAGGATTGGCTGGGAGTTTCATCGGAGCCCGTCCGCCTGATCTCGGACATCCTTATGGACACCGAAAATATGAAACCGTAGCCGCCATTTTTATCGCTTTACTTTTAGTCTTTGTAGGGATTGAGATATGCCTGAACGCTCTTAATCGTTTCTTTACCCCAAACGTGCCAGAAGTCACAGCTATAAGTTTTCTCATAATTCTCGGAACGATGTGTATTAACTATCTGGTAACACGGTACGAATATAAACAGGGTGAACTTCTCAGAAGCCAGGTGCTTATAGCAGACTCCATGCACACAAAAAGTGACATTTATGTCTCCCTCTCGGTTATAGTAAGTCTGGCTGCCGTCAAGCTTGGTTTCTCCCTTATGGACCCTTTAATAGCCGTAGTAATTGCTTTTTTCATTTTTAGGGCAGGATACAGGATTATTAAAGAAGGTTCAAGGGCCCTTCTTGATATGTCCAGAATTGAAGAGAAAGAAATTTGTGACCTGGTCATGGGAGTTGAAGGAGTAAAGGGCTGCCATAAAATCCGAACTCGTGGGAGCATGGGAGATATCAAGATTGATATGCACCTGCTTGTCCAGTCGGATATGCCACTTGAGGATGCACACCTTGTCGCTCATAAAGTCAGCAAAAAGCTGAAGGGTGAATACAAAGATGTCTCTGATGTGGTTGTACATCTTGAACCCTCCATCCAGCGACCCCAAGGATCAAATAGCAAAAAAACCAGTTAA